Proteins from a genomic interval of Gluconacetobacter diazotrophicus PA1 5:
- a CDS encoding glycosyltransferase: MLQRTDSMTDRPTVGIYRTEILPLSETFVRDQSLALRRWNPVMIGERLVDRLPLEGLAAEAAYRGPATLPQRARSVVARTLDRAPPGLTRIARQVRPALIHAHFGFDGVEAWHLARRLSVPLLVTLHGSDITTHMAWFSAGRSGRRWKSYPSRLQKLARRPEVSFVAVSGHIRDAAIAVGLPAGRVHVRHIGIDPDRFVPRAPTPGARAPTILFLGRLVEKKGCRFLIEAFRRVRDRMPQARLVIAGDGPERAALQDMAAPLDTVTFTGAVSRDRVQDLLNQARIFCLPSVTAVSGDAEGLPLVLLEAQASGVPVVTSARGGVTEGIEDGETGFAFAERDIDALTDRLLALLADDGLADRMGAAGRRFVQRKHDIRLCTAALEDLYDELARIDA; encoded by the coding sequence ATGCTTCAGAGAACCGACAGTATGACGGACCGCCCGACCGTCGGGATCTATCGGACCGAAATCCTGCCGCTGTCCGAAACCTTCGTGCGGGACCAGTCCCTGGCCCTGCGCCGATGGAATCCGGTGATGATCGGCGAACGGCTGGTCGACCGGCTGCCGCTGGAAGGCCTGGCGGCCGAAGCCGCCTATCGCGGACCCGCCACCCTGCCGCAGCGTGCGCGCAGCGTGGTGGCGCGGACGCTGGATCGCGCGCCGCCCGGCCTGACCCGCATTGCCCGGCAGGTCCGTCCGGCGCTGATCCACGCCCATTTCGGCTTTGACGGGGTCGAGGCCTGGCATCTGGCGCGGCGGCTGTCGGTCCCGCTGCTGGTGACGCTGCACGGGTCGGACATCACCACCCACATGGCATGGTTCTCGGCCGGCCGGTCGGGACGGCGGTGGAAGAGCTACCCCAGCCGCCTGCAAAAGCTGGCCCGGCGGCCCGAAGTCAGCTTCGTCGCGGTATCCGGCCACATCCGCGATGCCGCGATTGCCGTGGGCCTGCCGGCCGGGCGGGTCCATGTCCGCCATATCGGCATCGATCCGGACCGTTTCGTCCCACGCGCACCCACCCCCGGTGCCCGGGCGCCGACCATCCTGTTCCTGGGCAGGCTGGTCGAAAAGAAGGGATGCCGTTTCCTGATCGAGGCCTTCCGCCGCGTGCGCGACCGGATGCCGCAGGCCCGCCTGGTCATCGCGGGCGACGGGCCGGAACGCGCGGCCCTGCAGGACATGGCCGCGCCGCTGGACACGGTCACCTTCACCGGCGCGGTATCGCGCGATCGGGTGCAGGACCTTCTGAACCAGGCCCGCATCTTCTGCCTGCCCAGCGTCACGGCCGTCAGCGGCGACGCCGAGGGCCTGCCGTTGGTGCTGCTGGAGGCACAGGCCAGCGGCGTGCCCGTCGTCACCTCGGCCCGCGGCGGCGTGACCGAGGGGATCGAGGACGGCGAAACCGGCTTCGCCTTTGCCGAACGCGATATCGATGCGCTGACCGACCGGCTTCTGGCGCTGCTGGCGGATGACGGACTGGCGGACCGCATGGGCGCCGCCGGCCGGCGCTTCGTCCAGCGGAAGCATGACATCCGGCTCTGCACGGCGGCACTGGAGGATCTGTACGACGAACTGGCGAGGATCGACGCATGA
- a CDS encoding glycosyltransferase family 2 protein, with the protein MTGRIAVSVIIPVYNAARFVERAIGSVLAQSLPAAEILVVDDCSTDTTLAVVEALALRHPHIRPLRMARNGGPAGARNMGIAHATGDWIAILDADDAYASDRLDTMADMAAQDPAADILADDLLYYDAVAGQVTGRAMGPRAMPPPPVTLDDYLAHNLADGRGVDWGLLKPVIRRDLLVQSGIRYPVGQRHGEDFTFMVTLLLHGARMRILDTAHYLYTQREGTISRRASDMTRTTIATARWRRRRSTWRTPPRSVRIPRLTAMLLARAEGLRRLDDAHFFSQAIRRGAVGALAARAVKRPSFVPRMGWQIGRAMQRRVAQWRSA; encoded by the coding sequence ATGACCGGCCGGATCGCCGTTTCCGTCATCATCCCGGTCTACAATGCCGCCCGCTTCGTCGAACGGGCCATCGGGTCCGTCCTGGCGCAGAGCCTGCCGGCGGCGGAAATCCTGGTCGTCGATGATTGTTCGACCGATACGACCCTGGCGGTGGTCGAGGCCCTGGCGCTGCGCCACCCCCACATCCGCCCGCTGCGCATGGCGCGGAACGGCGGGCCGGCGGGGGCGCGCAATATGGGCATCGCCCACGCCACGGGCGACTGGATCGCGATCCTCGACGCGGATGACGCCTATGCGTCCGACCGGCTGGACACGATGGCGGACATGGCGGCGCAGGACCCGGCGGCCGACATCCTGGCGGACGACCTGCTCTATTACGACGCTGTGGCCGGGCAGGTGACGGGACGCGCCATGGGACCGCGCGCCATGCCGCCGCCACCGGTAACGCTGGACGACTATCTGGCCCATAACCTGGCCGACGGGCGGGGCGTGGACTGGGGGTTGCTGAAGCCCGTCATCCGGCGCGACCTGCTGGTCCAATCGGGTATCCGCTATCCCGTCGGGCAGCGCCATGGCGAGGACTTCACCTTCATGGTGACGCTGCTGCTGCACGGGGCGCGGATGCGGATCCTGGACACGGCGCATTACCTCTACACCCAGCGCGAGGGCACGATCAGCCGTCGGGCGTCGGACATGACGCGCACGACGATCGCTACGGCGCGCTGGCGCAGGCGGCGATCGACCTGGCGGACGCCCCCGCGATCCGTGCGGATCCCCCGGCTGACGGCGATGCTTCTGGCACGGGCAGAAGGGCTCAGGCGGCTGGATGACGCCCATTTCTTTTCGCAGGCGATCCGGCGCGGAGCGGTCGGCGCCCTGGCGGCGCGGGCCGTGAAACGCCCGTCTTTTGTACCGCGCATGGGGTGGCAGATCGGGCGCGCGATGCAACGCCGGGTCGCGCAATGGCGTTCGGCATGA
- a CDS encoding UDP-glucose dehydrogenase family protein, translated as MQTAMIGGGYVGLVSGACFAEFGTNVAIVETDPDRLAALREGRIPIYEPGLDKLVADNVAAGRLTFGDNIEQAVQGAEAIFIAVGTPTRRGDGHADLRYVYAATEQIAKCMKDYAVVVTKSTVPVGTGRQVSDLIRRVRPDLDFDVASNPEFLREGNAIGDFMRPDRVIIGTDTTKEGGAHRAMEIMRRLYRPLYLIEAPILFTSLETAELAKYAANSFLAMKVTFINEIADLCEKVGADVHDIARGIGLDNRIGRKFLHPGPGFGGSCFPKDTLALVHIAQNAGSPMRLIETTVDINDTRKTRMAHRIVAACGGSVAGLTIGVLGLTFKPETDDMRAASSIPILHHLAGAGATLRAFDPAGMEAAQPLLPEEVVYCHDALDAATGVDALVVLTEWNEFRALSPARLRELMKGDVIVDLRNVWEPKAMRDHGFQYESIGRPLIEGPVRK; from the coding sequence ATGCAGACCGCAATGATTGGCGGCGGGTACGTCGGACTGGTGTCCGGCGCCTGCTTCGCCGAATTCGGCACCAACGTGGCCATCGTCGAAACCGACCCGGACCGCCTGGCGGCGCTGCGCGAGGGCCGTATCCCGATTTACGAACCGGGCCTGGACAAGCTGGTGGCCGACAACGTGGCCGCCGGACGCCTGACCTTCGGCGACAATATCGAACAGGCGGTCCAGGGAGCGGAGGCGATCTTCATCGCGGTGGGCACCCCCACCCGGCGCGGCGACGGGCATGCCGACCTGCGCTATGTCTATGCCGCGACGGAACAGATCGCGAAATGCATGAAGGATTATGCCGTCGTCGTCACCAAGTCGACGGTGCCGGTCGGGACGGGACGCCAGGTTTCCGACCTGATCCGCCGGGTACGGCCGGACCTGGATTTCGACGTCGCCTCCAATCCCGAATTCCTGCGCGAGGGCAACGCCATCGGCGATTTCATGCGCCCCGATCGCGTGATCATCGGCACCGACACGACCAAGGAAGGGGGTGCGCACCGTGCGATGGAGATCATGCGCCGGCTCTACCGCCCGCTGTACCTGATCGAGGCCCCGATCCTGTTCACCAGCCTGGAAACCGCGGAACTGGCCAAATATGCCGCCAATTCCTTCCTGGCCATGAAAGTCACCTTCATCAACGAGATCGCGGATTTGTGCGAAAAGGTCGGGGCCGATGTCCACGACATTGCCCGCGGCATCGGACTGGACAACCGGATCGGCCGCAAGTTCCTCCACCCGGGCCCCGGCTTCGGCGGCTCGTGCTTCCCCAAGGACACGCTGGCGCTGGTCCACATCGCCCAGAACGCGGGCTCGCCCATGCGGCTGATCGAAACGACGGTGGACATCAACGATACGCGCAAGACCCGCATGGCCCACCGCATCGTCGCGGCCTGCGGCGGGTCCGTGGCCGGCCTGACGATCGGGGTGCTGGGGCTGACCTTCAAGCCCGAGACAGACGACATGCGCGCGGCATCGTCCATTCCCATCCTGCATCACCTGGCCGGCGCGGGTGCGACGCTGCGCGCGTTCGACCCGGCGGGAATGGAGGCCGCCCAACCGCTGTTGCCCGAGGAAGTCGTCTATTGCCATGACGCGCTGGACGCCGCGACGGGGGTCGATGCCCTGGTGGTGCTGACCGAATGGAACGAATTCCGCGCCCTGTCGCCCGCCCGGCTGCGCGAACTGATGAAAGGCGACGTCATCGTCGACCTGCGCAATGTCTGGGAACCCAAGGCCATGCGCGACCATGGTTTCCAATACGAATCAATCGGCCGCCCCCTGATCGAAGGCCCCGTGCGGAAATAA
- a CDS encoding exopolysaccharide biosynthesis polyprenyl glycosylphosphotransferase: MSEWYGQLQDSIGLSTDPITYKTPSARIAEPGTYPYYHSVLAGMITSVDTLAILAATFIGASVEPAIIHQDWRVAQPLADLMSALGFLMLPKNRRLLHVPTVQDFSAQVRYLTPPLLAGALLHVIVLYMLHHPIVPSFELALTWLAFSTGVLAVVRGTETVLLSRPAIANQLARNVAVVGSDDAAIRLAARIGEEAGSTYRMIGVFDDHDTALDPTATTGTLDDLIERSRETPLHAIILAIPPSTDPIDHVAEINWRLRSVLADVYVLPNIVHGIDVLLPIERLGPFALLVLQRRPLSDWQIVKKTVLDVFLGAIALVMLAPLMAAVAITIKATSPGPVFFRQPRLGFNNRTFMVFKFRTMFTDKSDMMAARQTARDDPRVTPIGKWLRKLSIDELPQLLNVLRGEMSLVGPRPHAPHTRAAGMLLDDALAEYVIRHQVKPGITGWAQVNGARGQLVTLDDLRRRVELDLEYMQRWSLRFDLKILMLTVVREVFSRHAF; the protein is encoded by the coding sequence ATGAGCGAGTGGTATGGCCAGTTGCAGGATTCGATCGGTCTTTCGACCGATCCGATCACATACAAGACGCCTTCGGCCAGGATCGCCGAACCCGGGACCTATCCTTATTATCATTCCGTTCTGGCCGGGATGATAACCAGCGTAGATACCCTGGCGATTCTGGCCGCCACGTTCATCGGCGCCTCCGTCGAACCGGCGATCATCCACCAGGACTGGCGGGTGGCGCAGCCGCTGGCGGACCTGATGTCGGCGCTGGGGTTCCTGATGCTCCCCAAGAACCGCCGTTTGCTTCATGTCCCTACGGTACAGGATTTTTCGGCACAGGTCCGCTATCTGACGCCGCCGCTTCTGGCCGGGGCGCTGCTGCACGTCATCGTCCTGTACATGCTGCATCATCCCATCGTGCCGTCGTTCGAACTGGCGCTGACGTGGCTGGCTTTTTCGACCGGCGTGCTGGCGGTGGTGCGCGGAACCGAAACGGTGCTGCTGTCCCGGCCGGCAATCGCAAACCAGCTGGCACGCAACGTGGCCGTGGTCGGCAGCGACGACGCCGCCATCAGGCTGGCCGCCCGCATCGGGGAGGAAGCCGGATCGACCTATCGCATGATCGGCGTATTCGACGACCATGACACCGCGCTGGACCCCACCGCCACCACCGGCACGCTGGACGACCTGATCGAGCGCAGCCGCGAAACCCCGCTGCATGCGATCATTCTGGCCATTCCCCCCAGTACCGATCCGATCGACCATGTAGCCGAAATCAACTGGCGGCTGCGCAGCGTTCTGGCGGACGTCTATGTGCTGCCCAATATCGTGCATGGCATCGACGTCCTGCTGCCGATCGAACGGCTGGGGCCGTTCGCGCTGCTGGTCCTTCAGCGTCGCCCGCTGTCGGACTGGCAGATCGTCAAGAAGACGGTCCTGGACGTCTTCCTGGGCGCAATCGCCCTGGTGATGCTCGCGCCGCTGATGGCGGCGGTCGCGATCACGATCAAGGCGACCTCGCCCGGTCCCGTCTTCTTCCGGCAGCCGCGCCTGGGGTTCAACAACCGGACCTTCATGGTCTTCAAGTTCCGCACGATGTTCACCGACAAGTCGGACATGATGGCCGCGCGCCAGACCGCGCGGGACGATCCGCGCGTGACCCCCATCGGCAAGTGGCTGCGCAAGCTGAGCATCGACGAGCTGCCGCAATTGCTGAACGTTCTTCGCGGCGAGATGTCGCTGGTCGGTCCCCGCCCGCACGCGCCGCACACCCGCGCGGCCGGCATGCTGCTGGACGATGCGCTGGCGGAATATGTCATCCGCCACCAGGTCAAGCCCGGCATTACCGGATGGGCGCAGGTCAACGGCGCGCGCGGCCAGTTGGTCACGCTGGACGATCTGCGCCGCCGCGTCGAACTGGACCTGGAATACATGCAGAGATGGTCGCTGCGCTTCGATCTGAAGATCCTGATGCTGACCGTGGTGCGAGAGGTCTTCAGCCGTCATGCCTTCTGA
- a CDS encoding WecB/TagA/CpsF family glycosyltransferase yields MPSDAIAPFVPAPLTPTQADELRVMGLRLLDIPRQDLAGQVIQATRRHAKMLIVNANAHCVVLSQRQHWLRDLFDRADVTFCDGAGVQLASLFLIGRRPHRTTPPEWIGPVLEALGPDASLFWLGGEQSVAEAAARAYEQRYGVRTAGVRDGFFDARPGSAESEEIVRQINAARPNLLLVNMGMPRQERWLYDNWDRLAPTVAITAGALVDHAAGRVRRPPRWVANLGLEWLVRLSREPKRLWRRYLIGLPIFGFHVLRWKISPERSPRDDR; encoded by the coding sequence ATGCCTTCTGACGCCATCGCTCCCTTCGTCCCTGCCCCCCTCACCCCGACGCAGGCCGACGAACTGCGCGTAATGGGGCTGCGCCTGCTGGACATTCCTCGCCAGGACCTGGCCGGGCAGGTCATCCAGGCCACCCGCCGCCATGCGAAGATGCTGATCGTGAACGCCAATGCGCACTGTGTCGTGCTGTCACAGCGCCAGCACTGGCTGCGCGACCTGTTCGACCGCGCCGACGTCACCTTCTGCGACGGCGCGGGGGTGCAACTGGCGTCGCTGTTCCTGATCGGGCGGCGTCCCCACCGCACCACCCCTCCGGAATGGATCGGACCGGTGCTGGAGGCCCTGGGCCCCGATGCCTCGCTGTTCTGGCTGGGGGGCGAGCAGTCCGTGGCCGAAGCCGCCGCGCGCGCCTACGAACAGCGTTACGGCGTGCGTACGGCCGGAGTACGCGACGGGTTTTTCGACGCGCGCCCCGGCTCGGCCGAATCGGAGGAGATCGTCCGGCAGATCAACGCAGCGCGCCCGAACCTGCTGCTGGTCAACATGGGCATGCCGCGGCAGGAACGATGGCTGTACGACAATTGGGACCGCCTGGCGCCCACGGTCGCCATCACGGCGGGCGCGCTGGTCGATCATGCCGCCGGACGGGTCCGCCGGCCGCCACGCTGGGTGGCCAACCTGGGACTGGAATGGCTTGTCAGATTATCGCGCGAACCGAAACGACTGTGGCGTCGTTATCTGATCGGCCTGCCGATCTTCGGGTTTCACGTCCTGCGCTGGAAGATCAGCCCCGAACGGAGCCCGCGCGATGACCGCTAG
- a CDS encoding GumC family protein, translating to MTARTDTWPRPVPAMSDADMNHAPFHDVSMGDPLPTMIPPRDGRAILLHGMRLIRRYRTLFLAVGAGTFLAGSGATLMLKRTYMATATVVVSPASTDPVNQNAQPNDRLDDDELATQAGMLQSRDVAEAVLRALPPPPAPPGFSLRAALCTHAHLLCAPAKPISPEDARQAQVDQLLAAVTVVPGVHSRIINISVNAADGQRAADLANMFVTAYQQIALDRQRADLNRTAGWVDGRTGQLRQRWLEAATKASTFNAAHKLSNTGDGSGNGPLIDRQMSETAIGLTQAQNRLAAAEARADALARASARGESRALVALTQQPILVATANTLAQLESTRTQKAAAMGPHHPDLAGLDQQIAATRASLATETQAALASINEDVVSARAEVAQLSRNLDQLRQEASIQGSPQAEYRMLDQEAQSARDVYEAFLGRSKEMVDRVALLQAPVAFVSHATAPDAPTFPNRKKLLMGVIVLSVVAAAGSVFLRDLLSPGFGEIEQLRAAIGLPLLTAIPRIPARNGRAVRSHVLDAPFSPASEAVRSLLAQLSLSAPLTGRGRVITVASASGGDGKSSLAYWLAVLARTGGQPVLVIDGDHREGTRRGGTPVPHGLTELLSGAASVTDVVRHDAETGVDFISAGAPCMLSFDTAEIARLRTLLKDISRSYNLIIIDSPPLQNMPDGLVYGAVADQTVFVCRWLRTSRSAVLSSIERLRSYGAQVSGVVVSMAEASASAFPGAHYRGETTRRIALNYDS from the coding sequence ATGACCGCTAGAACCGACACCTGGCCCCGGCCGGTGCCTGCCATGAGCGATGCCGACATGAACCATGCTCCCTTCCACGACGTCAGCATGGGCGACCCCCTGCCGACGATGATTCCACCGCGCGACGGCCGGGCCATTCTTCTGCATGGCATGCGGCTGATCCGTCGCTATCGCACGCTGTTCCTTGCCGTGGGCGCGGGGACGTTCCTGGCGGGCAGCGGCGCGACGCTGATGCTGAAACGCACCTACATGGCCACCGCGACCGTCGTCGTGTCGCCCGCCAGCACCGACCCGGTCAACCAGAACGCCCAGCCGAACGACCGGCTGGACGATGACGAACTGGCGACGCAGGCCGGCATGCTGCAGTCGCGCGACGTGGCCGAGGCCGTGCTGCGCGCCCTGCCGCCGCCGCCCGCGCCGCCGGGCTTCAGCCTGCGCGCGGCCCTGTGTACCCACGCCCACCTGCTGTGCGCGCCGGCGAAACCCATCAGCCCCGAGGACGCACGGCAGGCGCAGGTGGACCAGCTTCTGGCCGCCGTCACGGTGGTGCCGGGCGTCCATTCGCGCATCATCAACATCAGCGTCAACGCCGCCGACGGACAGCGCGCGGCCGACCTGGCCAATATGTTCGTGACCGCATACCAGCAGATCGCCCTGGACCGGCAGCGCGCCGACCTGAACCGCACGGCGGGTTGGGTCGACGGGCGGACGGGGCAGTTGCGCCAGCGCTGGCTGGAGGCCGCGACCAAGGCCAGCACGTTCAACGCCGCGCACAAATTGTCCAATACCGGCGACGGATCGGGCAACGGCCCGCTGATCGACCGGCAGATGTCGGAAACCGCCATCGGCCTGACGCAGGCGCAGAACCGCCTGGCCGCCGCCGAGGCCCGGGCCGACGCCCTGGCCCGCGCCAGCGCGCGGGGCGAAAGCCGCGCCCTGGTCGCGCTGACCCAGCAGCCGATCCTGGTGGCCACCGCCAATACGCTGGCGCAACTGGAAAGCACCCGGACCCAGAAGGCCGCCGCCATGGGGCCGCATCACCCCGACCTGGCGGGCCTGGACCAGCAGATCGCTGCAACCCGCGCCAGCCTGGCCACCGAGACCCAGGCCGCCCTGGCCTCGATCAACGAGGACGTGGTGTCCGCGCGGGCCGAGGTCGCGCAACTGAGCCGCAATCTGGACCAGTTGCGCCAGGAAGCCAGCATCCAGGGCTCGCCGCAGGCCGAATACCGCATGCTGGACCAGGAGGCGCAGAGCGCGCGCGACGTGTACGAGGCCTTCCTGGGCCGGTCGAAGGAAATGGTCGACCGGGTGGCGCTGCTGCAGGCGCCGGTCGCCTTCGTCTCGCACGCCACGGCCCCGGACGCGCCCACCTTCCCCAATCGCAAGAAGCTGCTGATGGGCGTGATCGTCCTGTCGGTGGTGGCGGCGGCGGGCTCGGTGTTCCTGCGCGACCTGCTCTCGCCCGGTTTCGGGGAAATCGAACAGTTGCGCGCCGCGATCGGCCTGCCGCTGCTGACCGCCATTCCCCGCATTCCGGCGCGCAACGGGCGCGCGGTCCGCAGCCACGTGCTCGATGCCCCCTTCTCGCCGGCCAGCGAGGCGGTACGCAGCCTTCTGGCGCAATTGTCACTGTCCGCCCCCCTGACCGGGCGGGGGCGGGTCATCACCGTCGCCTCGGCTTCGGGCGGCGACGGCAAGAGTTCGCTGGCCTACTGGCTGGCGGTGCTGGCCCGCACCGGCGGCCAGCCCGTCCTGGTCATCGACGGCGACCATCGCGAGGGAACCCGCCGCGGCGGCACGCCCGTCCCCCATGGGCTGACCGAACTGCTGTCCGGCGCGGCGTCGGTCACGGACGTGGTGCGTCACGACGCGGAAACCGGCGTCGATTTCATCTCGGCCGGCGCGCCCTGCATGCTTTCGTTCGACACGGCGGAAATCGCGCGCCTGCGCACCCTGCTGAAGGATATCAGCCGGTCGTACAACCTGATCATCATCGACAGCCCGCCACTGCAGAACATGCCCGACGGGCTGGTCTACGGCGCCGTCGCGGACCAGACCGTCTTCGTCTGCCGCTGGCTGCGGACCTCGCGCAGCGCTGTCCTGTCGTCGATCGAGCGGCTGCGGTCCTACGGGGCGCAGGTTTCGGGCGTCGTGGTGTCGATGGCCGAGGCCTCGGCCTCGGCGTTCCCCGGCGCGCATTATCGCGGCGAAACGACGCGACGCATCGCCCTGAATTACGATTCCTGA
- a CDS encoding glycosyltransferase family 4 protein, with product MKVLHIVRQFNPSVGGLEDSVLNLARIQRDLLGIDATVLTLDRVFGAPDRLPATDIVQGVPVRRIAWRGSTRYPLAPGVLRHLGDATIVHVHAIDFFFDFLAATRWLHGRTLVASTHGGFFHTSALRAIKTMWFRTVTRASLHAYARIVACSHSDAQMFEPIAGTRLLTIENGIDQRKFRAAAAADPTRTIVSFGRFARHKQIDLLFPLLARLRAGGGDWRLIVAGRPADQSEADLAAAARAAGVADAVRFVIAPSDNELKTLFGQASYYGCLSRHEGFGLAAVEALSAGLIPVLSDIVPFRRLVGQTGMGIVRPADDVDGLAEEMLALHARGDEALRSLRTHAIRESAHYDWNDVARRYTDMYGTVLMSAGKNPAPPISLDTAQGGSLS from the coding sequence TTGAAAGTCCTGCATATCGTCCGCCAGTTCAACCCGTCGGTCGGCGGCCTGGAAGATTCAGTCCTGAACCTTGCACGCATCCAGCGCGACCTGCTGGGGATCGACGCCACGGTCCTGACCCTGGACCGGGTGTTCGGCGCCCCGGACCGACTGCCCGCGACCGACATCGTGCAGGGCGTGCCGGTCCGCCGTATCGCCTGGCGCGGGTCCACCCGCTATCCGCTGGCCCCCGGCGTGCTTCGCCACCTGGGTGACGCCACGATCGTGCATGTGCACGCCATCGATTTCTTTTTCGATTTCCTGGCCGCGACACGCTGGCTGCACGGGCGCACGCTGGTGGCCTCGACCCATGGCGGGTTCTTCCATACCAGCGCGCTACGCGCGATCAAGACGATGTGGTTCCGGACCGTGACCCGCGCGTCCCTTCACGCCTATGCCCGGATCGTGGCATGCAGCCACAGCGACGCGCAGATGTTCGAGCCCATCGCGGGCACGCGCCTGCTGACGATCGAGAACGGCATCGACCAGCGAAAATTCCGCGCCGCCGCCGCCGCCGATCCCACCCGGACGATCGTCAGCTTCGGCCGGTTCGCGCGTCACAAGCAGATCGACCTGCTGTTTCCGCTGCTGGCGCGCCTGCGCGCGGGCGGCGGGGACTGGCGGCTGATCGTGGCCGGCCGGCCCGCCGACCAGTCGGAGGCCGACCTGGCCGCCGCCGCCCGCGCCGCCGGCGTGGCCGATGCGGTGCGCTTCGTCATCGCGCCGTCGGACAACGAACTGAAAACCCTTTTCGGTCAGGCGAGTTATTACGGGTGCCTGTCCCGGCATGAAGGTTTCGGCCTGGCGGCGGTCGAGGCGCTGTCGGCGGGACTGATCCCGGTGCTGAGCGATATCGTCCCCTTCCGCCGCCTGGTCGGGCAGACCGGCATGGGCATCGTCCGGCCGGCCGATGACGTGGACGGGCTGGCAGAGGAGATGCTGGCGCTTCATGCGCGCGGCGACGAGGCGTTGCGCAGCCTGCGCACGCACGCGATCAGGGAGTCAGCCCATTATGACTGGAACGATGTCGCCCGCCGCTATACCGACATGTACGGAACGGTGCTGATGTCCGCCGGCAAGAATCCAGCCCCCCCGATCTCGCTGGACACGGCGCAAGGGGGCTCCCTGTCCTGA
- a CDS encoding outer membrane beta-barrel protein: MRSSRRPAVLATLAMATMAAGSHPARAQLIAQYFPSDLPGYASSDQADSVVMRQLLGQQPTGIPLGSFIVRPSAALNAGYNTNTLATPHTQSAEFEMDGGLKINSNWSRHALGIFANVSDRRFPQIPVANYTNWATGAGGLLNLGNDTLSLGYTHYLLHLSSMDLGNFGVSRPVPYAADDVRLTYTKLFGRFSLIPSAIFENYSFGRATGGGFDTNYDSLSHRLETGSLTSRFEISTGNAAVMILRGSTAQFVTTPGGTPNDYVDGAAFAGLDLNTDSPVRYRLLAGGETRHFTRSAAPSVTTPTFEIDTIWTPTRLDTVSIFFYRRILDPASPFARNQTVTDGRIQVDHELRRNIFLRGYAEGGMSQTGQTVQGTRSRTQTLFKFGVSANWKVNRTVTASLSYSHVNDYAHGGAAPDPLFADQRSTFASNYIALGVSFAE, encoded by the coding sequence ATGCGCTCCTCCCGCCGTCCGGCGGTACTGGCCACGCTGGCGATGGCGACGATGGCGGCAGGAAGCCATCCGGCCCGGGCCCAGTTGATCGCGCAATATTTCCCATCGGACCTGCCGGGCTACGCATCGTCCGACCAGGCCGATTCCGTCGTCATGCGCCAGTTGCTGGGCCAGCAGCCGACGGGAATTCCGCTGGGCAGCTTCATCGTGCGTCCCTCCGCCGCGCTCAACGCCGGGTACAACACCAATACGCTGGCGACCCCGCATACCCAGAGCGCGGAATTCGAAATGGATGGCGGCCTGAAGATCAATTCGAACTGGTCCCGCCACGCGCTGGGCATCTTCGCCAACGTCAGCGACCGCCGCTTTCCCCAGATCCCGGTCGCCAACTACACAAACTGGGCGACGGGGGCGGGCGGGTTGCTGAACCTGGGAAACGACACGCTGTCGCTGGGATATACGCACTACCTGCTGCATCTGTCGTCGATGGACCTGGGCAATTTCGGCGTATCGCGCCCGGTCCCCTACGCCGCCGACGATGTGCGCCTGACCTATACCAAGCTGTTCGGCCGATTCAGCCTGATTCCGTCCGCGATCTTCGAGAACTATTCATTCGGCCGGGCCACGGGCGGGGGATTCGATACCAACTACGACAGCCTGAGCCATCGGCTGGAGACCGGATCGCTGACCTCGCGCTTCGAAATATCCACCGGCAATGCGGCGGTCATGATCCTGCGCGGATCGACGGCGCAATTCGTCACGACCCCGGGCGGCACCCCCAACGACTACGTCGATGGCGCGGCCTTCGCGGGCCTGGACCTGAATACGGATTCGCCCGTCCGCTACCGGCTGCTGGCGGGGGGCGAGACGCGCCATTTCACCCGCAGCGCGGCGCCGTCCGTCACCACCCCCACCTTCGAGATCGATACGATCTGGACGCCGACGCGGCTGGATACGGTCAGCATCTTCTTCTATCGCCGGATCCTGGACCCTGCCTCGCCCTTCGCGCGCAACCAGACGGTGACGGACGGGCGCATCCAGGTCGATCACGAATTGCGGCGGAATATCTTCCTGCGCGGCTATGCCGAGGGCGGCATGAGCCAGACCGGGCAGACCGTCCAGGGAACCCGGTCCCGCACGCAGACCCTGTTCAAGTTCGGTGTTTCCGCGAACTGGAAGGTCAACCGCACGGTCACGGCCAGCCTGTCCTACAGCCACGTCAACGACTACGCCCACGGGGGTGCTGCGCCCGACCCGCTCTTTGCCGACCAGAGATCGACTTTCGCCAGCAATTATATCGCACTCGGGGTCAGCTTCGCCGAATGA